The following are encoded together in the Glycine soja cultivar W05 chromosome 5, ASM419377v2, whole genome shotgun sequence genome:
- the LOC114412505 gene encoding 1-aminocyclopropane-1-carboxylate synthase 3-like, producing MRLLSTKATCNSHGQDSSYFLGWQEYEKNPYDKVHNPKGIIQMGLAENQLSFDLLESWLAKNLDVAGFKRDGKTIFRELALFQDYHGLPSFKKALVDFMAEIRGNKVTFDPNHIVLTAGATSANETLMFCLAEQGEAFLLPTPYYPGFDRDLKWRTGVEIVPIQCNSSNSFQITEAALRQAYEDAKKRNLRVKGVLVTNPSNPLGTTMSRSELNLLVDFIKEKNDMHLISDEIYSGTVFSSPGFVSVMEVLKERNDVVTDNGVWNRVHVVYSLSKDLGLPGFRVGAIYSENDTVVAAATKMSSFGLVSSQTQYLLSAMLGDKKFTRNYIAENKKRLKRQQRMLVSGLLKTGISCLDSNAGLFCWVDMRQLLHSNTFKAEMELWKKIVYQVGLNISPGSSCHCTEPGWFRVCFANMSEETLALAMKRLKNFVAAESQRNSSSGCSAGALLNNNNGSFKRKSLTKWVFRLSSRDHHREQEER from the exons ATGAGACTTTTGTCCACAAAAGCAACGTGCAATAGTCACGGCCAAGATTCTTCATACTTTTTAGGATGGCAGGAATACGAGAAAAACCCTTACGACAAGGTCCATAACCCCAAAGGGATTATCCAAATGGGTCTCGCAGAGAATCAG CTCTCATTCGACCTCCTAGAGTCATGGCTCGCCAAGAACCTTGACGTGGCAGGGTTCAAGCGTGACGGCAAAACCATATTCAGAGAACTCGCTCTCTTCCAAGACTACCACGGTCTCCCTTCATTCAAAAAGGCATTGGTGGATTTCATGGCCGAAATCAGAGGAAACAAAGTCACTTTCGACCCCAACCACATCGTTCTCACTGCCGGCGCCACCTCCGCAAACGAAACCTTAATGTTCTGTCTCGCTGAACAAGGCGAAGCATTCCTCCTCCCCACTCCTTATTACCCAGG ATTCGACAGAGACCTAAAGTGGAGAACCGGGGTTGAGATTGTTCCAATACAATGCAACAGTTCCAATAGCTTCCAAATCACGGAGGCAGCATTGCGACAAGCGTACGAGGATGCGAAGAAGCGCAACCTAAGAGTGAAGGGCGTTTTGGTCACGAACCCGTCGAACCCGTTAGGCACCACGATGTCTCGGAGTGAACTGAACCTTCTCGTCGActtcatcaaagagaaaaacgacATGCATTTGATAAGCGACGAGATTTACTCCGGCACAGTTTTTAGCTCCCCGGGCTTCGTTAGCGTCATGGAAGTTCTCAAAGAACGAAACGACGTCGTCACTGACAACGGAGTCTGGAACAGAGTTCACGTCGTCTATAGTCTCTCAAAAGACTTGGGTTTGCCGGGGTTCCGCGTCGGCGCTATTTACTCCGAAAACGACACCGTAGTTGCCGCGGCAACGAAGATGTCGAGCTTTGGTCTTGTCTCTTCTCAAACGCAGTACCTTCTCTCAGCCATGCTGGGGGACAAGAAGTTCACCAGAAACTACATCGCTGAGAACAAAAAGAGGCTTAAACGACAGCAGAGAATGCTCGTATCGGGGCTATTGAAAACCGGTATTTCATGCCTCGACAGCAATGCGGGGTTGTTTTGTTGGGTAGACATGAGACAACTTTTGCATTCGAACACGTTCAAGGCGGAGATGGAGCTGTGGAAGAAGATAGTGTACCAAGTTGGGCTTAACATTTCGCCAGGCTCCTCGTGCCATTGCACCGAGCCGGGGTGGTTCCGCGTGTGTTTCGCGAACATGTCCGAGGAGACTCTGGCCTTAGCCATGAAGCGCTTGAAGAACTTCGTGGCGGCTGAGTCTCAGAGGAATAGTTCTAGTGGTTGTAGTGCTGGTGCTCTGTTGAACAACAACAACGGAAGCTTCAAGAGAAAGTCCCTCACTAAGTGGGTTTTCCGGTTATCGTCTCGCGATCATCATCGTGAACAGGAAGAACGGTAG